TTTCTGAGTGTTCTCGACAGCTACGCCCTGCTCGATCGCATCTCTCCCGAAGAGTTTGTAAAGGACGAGCAGATGCCCTATTGGGCTGAAATCTGGCCTGCCGCCGTGACCCTTTCGCGCCAGATTATGGAAACCGGCGAGCTTGCCGGAAAGTCGGTTATCGAGCTTGGCGCAGGGGTTGGCATCGCCAGCATTGCGGCGGCCAGAAGCGGCGCGCGAGTGCTAACCACCGATTACTCCACTGAGGCTTTAAAGTTCGTGGCGTACAACGCACTGCGCAACCGGGTTGATCTCGACACCTGCCGCCTTGACTGGAGGCTGGTCAAGGGTGATGAAAAGTTTGACTCGATTATCGCGGCTGACGTGCTGTATGAGCGTGTCAATCTGTTGCCCATCGTTACTGCCATCGATGCTCTGCTGGCCGAAGGCGGCTCGGCCTGGATTGCCGATCCGAGAAGAAGACTTGCCGACCAGTTTCTCGAACTGGTGCAGGAAAACGGGTTCAGGATTTCAGAAAAGCGCATGTATGATGTCGAGGGCGATCAGACGGTTGCCGTGACCATCTACAAGCTTGAGCGGGTAAAGGCATGATGGCTAATGGTTCGATTGTATCGTCTGGCCAATCCCTTCCGGAAGGGGGATGGTCGT
This portion of the Chlorobaculum parvum NCIB 8327 genome encodes:
- a CDS encoding class I SAM-dependent methyltransferase; translation: MPFDRYRVQSGGLVDDELARIRQQLAAEYDLQEVSYRFAESDFSFLSVLDSYALLDRISPEEFVKDEQMPYWAEIWPAAVTLSRQIMETGELAGKSVIELGAGVGIASIAAARSGARVLTTDYSTEALKFVAYNALRNRVDLDTCRLDWRLVKGDEKFDSIIAADVLYERVNLLPIVTAIDALLAEGGSAWIADPRRRLADQFLELVQENGFRISEKRMYDVEGDQTVAVTIYKLERVKA